In Paraflavitalea devenefica, a single window of DNA contains:
- the aat gene encoding leucyl/phenylalanyl-tRNA--protein transferase yields MPLFALEKDLFFPPVHLAEPDGLLAIGGDLSQERLLLAYRSGIFPWYEGQHILWWCPDPRFVLFPGELKVSKSMQQLLKRQAFTFTVNKAFTAVIDNCKTIERPGQSGTWITPAVKDAYTKLHYAGYAHSAEVWQGDELVGGLYGIRMGKVFFGESMFSKMSNASKYAFISYVQLLKAEGVQLIDCQVYTDHLQSLGARMIDRDDFIQLLGKLV; encoded by the coding sequence ATGCCATTGTTTGCATTAGAAAAAGACCTGTTTTTCCCACCTGTTCACCTGGCTGAACCTGATGGCCTGCTGGCCATTGGCGGCGATCTCTCGCAGGAACGGCTATTGCTGGCTTACCGCAGTGGCATCTTTCCCTGGTATGAAGGTCAGCATATCCTGTGGTGGTGCCCGGATCCCCGATTTGTATTATTCCCCGGTGAGTTGAAAGTAAGCAAAAGCATGCAGCAGCTCCTGAAGCGGCAGGCTTTCACCTTTACGGTCAACAAAGCGTTTACGGCGGTTATTGACAACTGTAAAACGATCGAGCGGCCCGGACAATCAGGCACCTGGATAACGCCTGCCGTGAAGGATGCCTATACCAAACTGCACTACGCAGGCTATGCCCATAGCGCCGAAGTGTGGCAGGGCGATGAACTCGTAGGCGGTCTGTATGGCATCCGGATGGGGAAAGTATTCTTTGGTGAAAGTATGTTCAGCAAAATGAGCAATGCCAGCAAATATGCCTTCATCAGTTATGTGCAATTACTAAAGGCCGAGGGCGTACAATTGATAGACTGCCAGGTATACACTGATCACCTGCAATCACTGGGCGCCCGGATGATTGACCGCGATGACTTCATTCAACTCCTTGGTAAATTAGTATAA
- a CDS encoding ATP-dependent Clp protease adaptor ClpS, translating to MAFDGPTRPYEAEDVDVLTESEEPCSLIVWNDEVNTFEWVIETLVEVCGHSAEQAEQCAYIIHFQGKYAVKQGTYEELKPQCDAITDRGIGATIEVVAA from the coding sequence ATGGCATTTGACGGACCTACACGACCATATGAAGCAGAAGACGTTGATGTGCTCACCGAAAGTGAGGAGCCCTGTAGTCTTATCGTGTGGAATGATGAGGTGAATACCTTTGAATGGGTAATAGAGACCCTGGTAGAAGTGTGCGGCCACAGCGCCGAACAGGCCGAACAATGCGCCTACATCATTCACTTCCAGGGGAAATATGCGGTTAAGCAAGGTACCTATGAAGAGCTCAAACCCCAGTGTGATGCCATTACCGACAGAGGTATCGGCGCTACTATTGAAGTAGTGGCAGCATAA
- a CDS encoding DUF6789 family protein — protein MSQQTVILLGSLFLSTGFALLVYILSGISFPATLCTVLAVAGTVFALVWRKSKQTGKQDYIKKHLFCGLISGLIATGLYDGCRFLLIKLTGIQFWPFDIFTVFGQSVLQSDSRGIGIVITGVLYHFANGIGFAIAYTLLWGKKGIGAGLAFAFALELLMVSVYPGWLHLKALDEFLQVSVFGHIVYGISLGFTAKYLLTKKQVYAINRI, from the coding sequence ATGTCGCAGCAAACTGTTATTTTATTAGGCTCACTGTTTCTCTCTACAGGATTTGCATTATTGGTCTATATCCTGTCAGGCATATCCTTTCCTGCCACCTTATGCACTGTTCTTGCAGTGGCAGGTACCGTCTTTGCACTTGTCTGGCGCAAATCGAAACAAACCGGTAAGCAGGATTATATCAAAAAACACCTCTTCTGCGGTTTGATCAGCGGACTCATTGCCACAGGTTTGTATGATGGGTGCCGCTTTTTATTGATCAAGCTTACCGGCATTCAATTCTGGCCGTTCGACATTTTTACTGTTTTTGGCCAATCCGTTCTGCAATCCGACAGCAGGGGTATTGGCATAGTGATCACCGGGGTGCTTTACCACTTTGCAAACGGGATAGGTTTTGCCATTGCCTATACTTTATTATGGGGAAAAAAGGGGATAGGGGCCGGTCTGGCATTTGCTTTTGCCCTTGAACTGTTAATGGTATCGGTATACCCAGGCTGGCTGCATTTAAAAGCACTGGACGAATTTCTCCAGGTCTCCGTTTTCGGACATATTGTTTACGGAATATCATTGGGCTTCACTGCAAAATATTTACTCACCAAGAAACAGGTCTATGCCATCAACAGAATATGA
- a CDS encoding RHS repeat-associated core domain-containing protein: MKPRNKQLKVIPVIFLLLMPVAVLADNCSGLLDCFGNMRAATAAAMGLALFGALVSMGLDFIPIVGTIKGGIEAITGRDLITGQQLSAWERALGILPFAAGLAGAATAARALDKAADTVRAMDKTGDAVRTADKAADTGRAIDKTGDAGRNLSRGADDVAGLGKEKVPNSKCTTHGEPVDVATGRVFTESVDFELPGPVPLVWGRIWYADSLYNGPLGHGWHHRYDMAIQENEKDFLLLRNWDGRDIYFRKPGADEKILYRKERLELSRADEGYVLWSIENRLYYYFKPVPGISALKLVKIANTHHHAITLEYNEKGWLNKMTDSAGRKITILLTDDGHITSVLLPDPQKNRQTFVAVTYMFDNDSNLVQVTDPLGEKNVYEYTDHLLTKRILRNGICFYFRYEGKHPDAKCIRTWGDNDFLTYAFQYFPGKTMVTNFQGAVFEYSHNNGLVTIETNSLGAVKLFSYNEHNELIAEQDPLSNTTLYEYDERGNRTSVQYPDGSSLHTAYKNDLAVYGKDPNGHEWKWQYDDNGNLTERILPTGSILKYKYEAGLLVEFTDAANNQSKLAYDDQYNLRHLVGPDNNIQSWLYDNNGRYIKYTDLKGNEQWVGYDLKNRVVQVNEPDGNERHFTYDGVDNLLSVRDREQDIRFEYTQLNSLSAKHEGGGTVKYYYNQEGVLTGITNQKGDDYTFILDGEGSVIAETGFDGLTRRFTRDLSGKIVEINQPGNQNIRYDYDVMNRVVRIHYSDGETSTFNYDKAGFLTEAINNHSKVTMEYDVLGRKIKETQGAHIITTAYDVLNNRTRLRSDIGADIQFRYNNRGDLQEIESDSWQAHIQYDALGLEVMRSLPGNVTQEWQRDKTGRPLAQIVRAGNQEKRKRVYQWQGHDRLKGITDTYSGFSGFDYDITGNLAGAQYNHEKKQYRIADLAGNYYKKPEADDRIYGKAGQLLKSDVFNYQYDELGNLTEKTGKDGQKWHYRWHVSGFLKEVQRPDEAIIRFTYDALGRRIVKHTPQKEVQWIWDGDVPLHELQQKKLAENNIDEWLTWIFEESKHSPTARLTKDQHYSILTDHLGTPLEMYDGNGEKAWNNELDIYGFKRHLEGSLIDCPFRYQGQYEDEETGLYYNRFRYYDPEAGSYISQDPIRSSGGTALYAYVHDPNAWIDVFGLSQTYWLEKALIAAGRIMQPGQTAHHIVQLTNTNYYAQLSRDLLSRHGLHPDIAANGARLWGTHPGQISMPNHPGRATARATGNYHAGRHIHNPANDKLIHRILSNAEKRGINPERILEDIGKRMESGQWKNSISCH, encoded by the coding sequence ATGAAACCAAGGAATAAACAACTGAAAGTTATCCCGGTTATTTTCCTGCTGCTAATGCCGGTGGCTGTATTGGCCGACAATTGCAGCGGATTATTGGATTGCTTTGGCAATATGCGGGCAGCCACTGCCGCCGCCATGGGGCTTGCGCTTTTCGGTGCATTGGTCAGTATGGGGCTGGATTTTATACCCATTGTCGGGACCATCAAAGGTGGCATCGAAGCTATTACGGGACGTGATCTTATTACCGGTCAGCAGTTGTCAGCCTGGGAAAGGGCATTGGGCATTCTTCCTTTTGCAGCCGGATTGGCAGGTGCGGCAACTGCCGCCAGGGCCCTTGATAAAGCTGCCGATACTGTTCGTGCGATGGACAAAACAGGCGATGCAGTGAGAACTGCCGATAAAGCGGCAGATACAGGAAGGGCTATTGATAAAACAGGTGATGCAGGCAGAAACCTGTCAAGGGGTGCAGATGACGTTGCAGGTTTGGGAAAGGAAAAAGTGCCCAATAGTAAATGTACCACGCACGGCGAACCGGTGGATGTGGCTACCGGCAGGGTGTTCACAGAGTCGGTGGATTTTGAGTTGCCAGGCCCTGTTCCGCTTGTATGGGGAAGGATATGGTATGCTGATTCGTTGTACAATGGTCCGCTGGGGCATGGATGGCACCACCGGTATGACATGGCCATACAGGAAAATGAAAAGGATTTCCTCCTGCTTCGGAACTGGGATGGAAGGGATATTTATTTCCGGAAACCTGGTGCAGATGAAAAGATATTGTACCGGAAAGAACGATTGGAATTGTCGCGTGCAGACGAAGGCTATGTTTTGTGGAGTATTGAAAACAGGCTTTATTATTATTTCAAACCGGTCCCGGGTATAAGTGCATTGAAACTGGTAAAGATTGCCAACACCCATCATCACGCTATAACGCTGGAGTATAATGAAAAAGGCTGGCTGAACAAGATGACGGATAGTGCCGGCAGGAAAATAACCATCCTGCTTACAGATGATGGCCATATTACATCCGTTCTCCTCCCCGATCCTCAAAAAAACCGCCAGACCTTTGTAGCTGTCACCTATATGTTTGATAACGATAGTAACCTGGTCCAGGTTACCGACCCGTTGGGTGAGAAGAATGTGTATGAATATACTGATCATTTACTCACCAAACGCATACTGCGCAATGGTATCTGTTTTTACTTCCGGTATGAAGGGAAGCACCCCGATGCGAAGTGCATCAGGACCTGGGGCGATAATGATTTCCTTACGTATGCGTTTCAATATTTTCCGGGAAAAACAATGGTCACCAATTTTCAGGGAGCTGTTTTTGAATACAGCCATAATAATGGCCTGGTTACCATTGAGACCAACAGCCTCGGCGCTGTAAAATTATTTTCCTATAATGAACACAATGAACTGATCGCAGAACAAGATCCGCTCAGCAACACGACCTTGTATGAATACGATGAGCGTGGGAACAGGACATCCGTTCAATACCCCGACGGTTCATCCCTGCATACAGCCTATAAGAACGATCTGGCTGTATATGGAAAGGACCCTAATGGCCACGAATGGAAATGGCAATATGATGATAATGGCAATTTAACTGAAAGAATATTGCCAACAGGCAGCATTTTGAAATATAAATATGAGGCGGGATTACTTGTTGAATTTACCGATGCGGCCAATAACCAATCGAAGTTGGCTTACGATGATCAATATAACCTCAGGCACCTGGTTGGGCCTGACAATAACATCCAGTCGTGGCTGTACGATAATAACGGCCGCTATATCAAATACACCGATCTAAAGGGAAATGAACAATGGGTGGGCTATGACCTGAAAAACCGGGTGGTACAGGTAAATGAGCCGGACGGCAATGAACGTCATTTTACCTATGATGGGGTGGATAATTTACTTTCGGTCAGGGACCGGGAGCAAGATATCCGTTTTGAATATACCCAGCTCAATAGCCTGTCGGCAAAGCACGAAGGAGGCGGCACTGTTAAATATTATTACAACCAGGAGGGTGTTTTAACAGGTATTACCAATCAAAAGGGCGATGACTATACATTTATACTCGATGGAGAGGGATCGGTAATTGCCGAAACAGGATTTGACGGATTGACCCGCCGGTTCACCCGTGACCTTTCGGGAAAGATCGTTGAAATCAACCAGCCGGGCAACCAAAATATACGCTATGATTATGACGTCATGAACAGGGTAGTACGTATTCACTACTCAGATGGCGAAACTTCCACCTTTAATTATGATAAGGCGGGCTTTTTGACTGAAGCCATCAACAACCATAGTAAGGTGACGATGGAATATGATGTATTAGGCAGGAAAATAAAAGAGACCCAGGGGGCGCATATCATCACCACGGCATACGATGTTTTAAACAACCGGACCCGCCTGCGCTCTGATATTGGCGCCGATATACAGTTCCGGTATAATAACAGGGGGGATTTGCAGGAAATTGAATCAGACAGTTGGCAGGCACACATACAATACGATGCATTGGGACTTGAAGTAATGCGCTCATTGCCCGGTAATGTAACGCAGGAGTGGCAACGGGATAAAACGGGGCGGCCACTGGCACAGATCGTAAGGGCAGGCAACCAGGAAAAAAGAAAACGGGTGTATCAATGGCAGGGGCATGACAGGTTGAAGGGAATCACAGATACCTATTCCGGCTTTTCAGGGTTTGATTATGATATTACAGGCAACCTGGCAGGGGCTCAATACAACCATGAAAAGAAACAATACCGCATAGCCGACCTGGCAGGTAACTATTACAAAAAGCCGGAGGCAGATGACCGCATTTATGGCAAAGCAGGCCAGTTGCTGAAAAGCGATGTTTTCAACTATCAATATGATGAATTGGGCAATCTTACTGAAAAGACGGGAAAGGATGGTCAAAAATGGCATTACCGGTGGCATGTAAGTGGTTTCCTTAAAGAAGTGCAGCGGCCTGATGAAGCGATTATCCGCTTTACCTATGATGCGCTGGGCAGAAGAATAGTAAAGCATACCCCACAAAAAGAAGTGCAGTGGATATGGGATGGTGATGTACCCTTGCATGAGCTGCAGCAAAAAAAACTGGCGGAAAACAATATAGATGAATGGCTGACCTGGATTTTCGAGGAAAGCAAGCACTCTCCCACTGCCAGGTTAACAAAAGACCAGCATTATTCTATTCTCACCGATCACCTGGGCACTCCCCTGGAAATGTATGACGGGAATGGAGAAAAAGCCTGGAATAATGAATTGGATATTTATGGTTTTAAACGACATTTGGAAGGCTCTTTGATTGATTGTCCATTCCGCTACCAGGGGCAATATGAAGATGAAGAAACAGGATTGTATTATAACAGGTTCAGGTATTATGACCCTGAAGCGGGCAGTTATATCAGCCAGGATCCGATCAGGAGTAGTGGCGGCACTGCTTTGTATGCTTATGTGCATGATCCCAATGCCTGGATAGATGTTTTTGGTCTTTCACAGACCTATTGGCTTGAAAAAGCGCTGATCGCGGCAGGCCGTATAATGCAACCGGGGCAAACAGCACATCATATTGTGCAGTTGACTAATACTAATTATTATGCCCAACTCTCCCGGGACCTGTTGAGCAGGCATGGCCTGCATCCGGATATTGCCGCCAATGGCGCCCGGCTTTGGGGCACTCATCCGGGCCAGATCAGCATGCCCAATCACCCGGGCCGGGCTACGGCCCGGGCGACTGGTAACTACCATGCCGGCAGGCATATTCATAACCCGGCCAATGATAAGTTGATCCACCGGATCCTTAGTAATGCCGAAAAAAGAGGCATTAACCCGGAAAGAATTCTTGAGGATATCGGTAAAAGAATGGAATCGGGCCAATGGAAAAACAGTATAAGTTGTCATTAA
- a CDS encoding circularly permuted type 2 ATP-grasp protein: MPGQTSVHEFLQQYIPASNSYNELYTEQGKVRADWERFFLSLQGLGHQEIQNRTNDIVRLLKENGVAYNIYNDPSGETRPWELDPIPQLIPASEWAVINKGLVQRATLFNLLLKDIYGPQTLIKEGIIPQELIYMHPGFLRSCMNINLPAQQYLVLYAADMGRGADGRLWIISDRTQAPSGYGYALENRFAMSGVLPELFSNLQVRRLSPFFDTLQQALNSIAPSKNESPRIVILTPGPENETYFEHSYLSGYLGITLVQGNDLMVKDNFLWLKTIEGLEKVDVILRRMDDAYCDPLELKSDSLLGVPGLLQVVRKGNVAIANPLGSSIIENAGLVPFLHQAARHLVGEELIIPSIATWWCGQPKEMQYVIDNLQHLVIRRIFRRTAGTRSAIDGASLSKEDAAGLIREIKANPYLYTGQEKINFSSTPSWGGGKIEPGHSLIRSFLVKKEDGFMAMPGGLTRTSNAENSFIISNQTGGVSKDTWVLSAGEDHVQPIKLQLQTSSTYNLLQKESLPSHTAENLFWAGRHTERLINNARLVRTVMQFLMQHQSSQLPATGITKKLLLEALTHCTYSYPGFLAGDSIEQYEDLINHPWEEFSKNLYDENKNGGLSQNLLLFKKSVYNVRSFLSTDTWRVVEQIAETWQKAKNRSQHDPMSMVNDLDNLNTSMFAFLGMNRESARREQEWTILDLGRKFEQSLFIIRLLQQVLDKKQEAQTEYELLEAMLTATQSMTTYRYTFRDHLQLPLVLELMMLDMNYSKSLAYLIDKIRQHVAALPKQGKAQTLSEPERLMLEAHTLLHLSNGLALCKFENNGQEYLNLKELLGRLNELLLEANTVISKTYFKHTLSQQQLFVKRLL, translated from the coding sequence ATGCCCGGTCAAACTTCTGTACATGAATTCCTACAGCAATATATTCCTGCCTCCAATTCATACAATGAGCTTTATACAGAACAGGGAAAAGTAAGAGCAGACTGGGAGCGCTTTTTTTTGTCGCTGCAGGGTCTTGGGCATCAAGAGATACAAAACCGTACCAATGATATTGTACGGTTGCTGAAGGAAAACGGGGTAGCTTATAATATCTATAACGATCCATCGGGTGAAACCCGCCCCTGGGAACTGGACCCCATTCCTCAATTAATACCGGCATCAGAATGGGCTGTTATCAACAAAGGGCTGGTGCAACGGGCTACTCTTTTTAATTTATTGCTGAAGGATATCTATGGGCCTCAAACACTGATCAAAGAAGGGATTATACCACAGGAATTAATTTATATGCACCCGGGATTTCTGCGATCCTGCATGAATATAAATCTACCGGCACAACAATACCTGGTGTTATATGCTGCAGATATGGGAAGGGGGGCTGATGGCCGGTTATGGATCATTAGTGACAGAACACAGGCGCCCTCGGGTTATGGATATGCCCTGGAAAACCGCTTCGCTATGTCGGGCGTTTTACCGGAGCTGTTTTCCAATCTCCAGGTAAGAAGGCTGTCGCCTTTTTTCGATACCCTGCAACAGGCGCTTAACAGCATTGCTCCCTCAAAAAACGAATCCCCCAGGATCGTCATTCTCACGCCTGGCCCGGAAAATGAAACTTATTTTGAGCACTCTTACCTCTCGGGATACCTTGGCATTACCCTGGTACAGGGGAATGACCTGATGGTAAAAGACAACTTCTTATGGCTGAAAACCATTGAAGGCCTCGAAAAGGTGGACGTTATACTACGCAGGATGGATGATGCGTACTGCGATCCCCTGGAGTTAAAAAGCGACTCGCTACTGGGTGTGCCTGGGTTGCTGCAGGTGGTACGAAAAGGAAATGTAGCTATTGCCAACCCGTTGGGCAGCAGTATTATTGAAAATGCCGGGTTGGTGCCTTTCCTTCACCAGGCTGCACGCCACCTGGTCGGTGAAGAGTTAATCATCCCATCTATCGCTACCTGGTGGTGCGGGCAACCAAAAGAAATGCAGTATGTGATAGACAATCTGCAGCACCTCGTCATCCGCAGGATCTTCCGCAGAACGGCAGGCACCCGCTCTGCTATTGACGGGGCTTCTCTTTCTAAAGAAGATGCAGCCGGGCTGATCAGGGAAATTAAAGCGAATCCCTATTTATATACCGGGCAGGAGAAAATCAATTTTTCATCCACCCCTTCCTGGGGGGGAGGAAAAATTGAGCCCGGACATTCCCTCATCAGGAGTTTCCTGGTAAAAAAAGAGGATGGTTTTATGGCCATGCCAGGCGGGCTTACCCGTACCAGTAATGCAGAAAACAGCTTCATTATTTCCAATCAAACCGGTGGCGTCAGTAAGGACACTTGGGTGCTCTCAGCGGGCGAAGACCATGTACAACCTATAAAATTGCAACTGCAAACGAGCAGCACCTACAATCTGTTGCAAAAAGAGTCGTTGCCAAGCCATACTGCCGAAAACCTGTTCTGGGCCGGGCGCCACACCGAAAGGCTGATCAATAATGCCAGGCTGGTGCGCACCGTTATGCAATTCTTAATGCAACACCAATCGTCTCAACTTCCCGCCACCGGAATCACTAAAAAGTTATTGCTGGAAGCACTTACCCACTGTACCTATTCCTATCCGGGCTTTTTAGCAGGCGATAGTATCGAACAGTACGAAGATCTTATCAACCACCCCTGGGAAGAATTCTCAAAAAATCTATATGATGAAAATAAAAACGGCGGGCTTTCTCAAAACCTGCTATTGTTTAAAAAATCAGTGTATAATGTACGCAGTTTCTTATCAACGGATACCTGGCGTGTGGTAGAACAGATAGCAGAAACATGGCAAAAAGCAAAAAACAGGTCGCAGCATGACCCTATGTCCATGGTGAATGATTTAGACAACCTGAACACCTCTATGTTTGCCTTCCTTGGCATGAACCGGGAGAGCGCCCGGCGTGAACAGGAATGGACAATACTTGACCTGGGTAGAAAGTTTGAACAATCCCTGTTTATTATCCGGCTGCTGCAACAGGTCCTCGATAAAAAACAGGAAGCACAAACAGAGTATGAGTTACTGGAAGCCATGCTGACAGCCACACAAAGTATGACGACCTACCGTTATACTTTCAGGGACCATTTGCAACTTCCCCTGGTGCTGGAACTGATGATGCTGGATATGAACTATTCCAAATCGCTGGCTTACCTGATAGACAAGATCAGGCAACATGTAGCAGCACTGCCCAAACAGGGAAAGGCTCAAACACTGAGCGAGCCGGAGCGGCTTATGCTGGAAGCCCATACACTTTTGCATCTTTCGAACGGGCTTGCATTATGCAAGTTTGAAAACAACGGGCAGGAATACCTTAATTTAAAAGAACTGCTTGGCAGGCTCAACGAATTACTGCTGGAAGCCAACACCGTTATCTCAAAAACCTATTTCAAGCATACTCTTTCACAACAGCAGTTGTTTGTTAAAAGGCTCCTATAA